The following proteins come from a genomic window of Salvia hispanica cultivar TCC Black 2014 chromosome 4, UniMelb_Shisp_WGS_1.0, whole genome shotgun sequence:
- the LOC125220987 gene encoding uncharacterized protein LOC125220987 encodes MAYTLGGFFLKTISCPIGERKVLFAAKQESARKDVERAFGVLQSRWAIVKGPTRFWYKDVIADVMYACITMHNMIVEQERGHVTNWVDDEAGSSSSTATSSVIRGLPTGFGAVLQRQASMRNQQDQTQLMTDVIEEVWTRNRPR; translated from the coding sequence ATGGCATATACCTTAGGTGGCTTTTTTTTGAAGACGATCAGCTGCCCAATTGGTGAGAGGAAAGTCTTGTTTGCGGCAAAGCAGGAGTCCGCgcggaaggatgtggagcgggcttttggggtgctccaatcgcggtgGGCAATCGTGAAAGGTCCAACGCGTTTCTGGTACAAGGACGTCATCGCCGacgtcatgtatgcgtgcatcaccatgcataacatgatagtcgaacaagAACGTGGCCATGTCACCAATTGGGTGGATGATGAAGCCGGATCTAGCTCCAGCACGGCGACCTCGTCGGTCATTCGAGGATTACCGACTGGCTTCGGTGCGGTTCTACAGCGACAGGCCTCAATGCGTAACCAACAAGACCAAACTCAGCTCATGACCGAcgtgattgaagaagtttggactCGCAACCGCCCCCGTTGA